CACGGCCTCCTTCGGCATTCCGTAGACCACGCAGGTCGCCTTGTTCTGGGCGATGGTGCGACCGCCCCGCTCGCGGATTTCCTTCAGTCCCCGGGCGCCGTCCCGGCCCATCCCGGTGAGGATGACTCCCAGGGTGCGCGTCCCGAAGGCCTCCGCCGCCGACGTGAGCAGCACGTCGCACGAGGGCCGGAAGCCGCGCACGGGCGGGCTCGGATCCAACGACAACACGCCCTTGGGGCGCACCATCAGATGCGAGCCGGAGCGCGCGATGTAGACGGTGCCGGGCACCATCTCCTCGCCGTCATTGGCCTCCACCACGCGCAGCGGAGACTCGGAGCCGAGCCACTGCGCCAGCCCCTCGGTGAAGCCCTGGCTGATGTGCTGGCAGATGCACACGGGCGCGGGGAAGTCCTTCGGCAACATCTTCAACACCACGGAGAGCGCCTTGGGCCCGCCGAGCGACGAGGCGATGGCCACCAGCGGATAGGGGGCCTCGGTGGGAGGAGGACGCGCGTCGCGGGACTTCTGGACGTGCACGGGGCGCGACACGCGCACCTCGGCGAGCAGCATCAGCTTGCGGCCCACCGTCTGCCAGAAGTCCACGCCGGGCTCGGCCGGCCGCTCCACCACCTCCACGGCCCCCAGGGCGAGCGCCTGGAAGGCGTCCGCGCCGGAGAGCACGCCCGGGTGGAGCGCGACCACCGGCACCGGCCGCTCCGCCATCACCCGCTCGATCGCCTTGAGGGCGTCGGGCCCGGACAGGTCGATCAGGGCCACGTCCGGATGCAGGCGCTGCACGTGCTCCAGGGCTTCGGAGAACTCGCAGACGGTGCCGGCGGGGGCGAGCACCACCCCGTCGAACAACCCCCGCGAGGCTCCCCGAAGGATCTCTCCCACGAGCAACACGCGATATGCGGACGCGCCGGCCTCCAAGCAGCCCCCTCCCTGTCCTTCAGGTCAGACGATCGATGGTCTGCGCAAGACTCTCCACGCCCAGCTCGCCCTTGACCAGGTACGCATCCGCGCCCGCCTCGGCGCCGCGCCGTCTGTCCTCCGGCGACGCGAGCGAGGAGAGGATGATGACCGGGATGCGGGCCAGTCCCGCGGTGGTCTTGAGCCGCCGCGTGAACGAGAAGCCGTCCAGCCGAGGCATCTGCACGTCCGTGAGGATGAGATCGTACGCCTGGGACTGTGCCCGGAGGTAGCCCTCCTCGCCGTCCTGGGCCTCGTCCACGCTGTGGCCGAGCGCCTTGACGAGCGCGGACTCGGTGGCCCGCGCGATGGGCGAGTCATCCACCAGCAGCACCCGCAGGCGCTTGGCGGACTGGGACTGGGTGACGGGCCGCGCCATGCGGCGCACCTCCGTCATGATGTCCGGCACGTGCAGGAGCACGGCGATGCGGCCGTCCTCCAGCGCGGCGGTGCCGGCGATGAACGAGGCTCCCTTGAGGAACTCGCCACCGCAGGGCTTCACCGCCACCTCGCGCTCGTCCACGAAGCCGTCCACCACCAGCGCGGCGAAGTCGTCACCGTGACGCACCACCACGGCGGGCGGCTTGTCGAAGCGGTTGCCTCCGTTGACGCCCAGCAGCGGCCCCAGGCCCACCAGCGCGGTGGGCTTGCCCCGGTGCTTCACCGCCAGGGTGCCGAAGACCTCCATCCGGTCCTCCGGCTTCACGCGCATCACCGCCACCACGTCGGCGGCGGGCATGCCGTAGACGTCATCGCCCAGGCGCACCAGCAGCACCTTCATCAACGCCAGCGACTGCGGCAGGCGCAGGGTGATGGAGGAGCCACGGCCCTGGCGGCTGACGATGCCCACCGAGCCACCCAGCGACTCCACCTTCTTCTTCACGACGTCCATGCCCACGCCGCGGCCGGAGATGTCGGTGACCTCCTCGCGGGTGGAGAAGCCGGCGCGGAACACGAGCTCGATGGCCTCGCGCTCGGAGAGAGCGGCGGCCTGCTGCTCGCTGAGCAGGCGCTTGCGCACGGCCACCTCCCGCAGCTTCTGCGGGTCCATGCCGCGGCCATCGTCGGCCACCTCGATGCTGAGCATGTCGCCGTCGGCACGCACGCGGATGCTCAACCGGCCCGCGGCGGGCTTGCCGAGCATGCGGCGCTCGTCGGGCGACTCCAGGCCGTGGTCCACGCCATTGCGCAGCAGGTGCACCAGGGCGTCGCGCACGTCGCCGAGCATCGAGCGATCCACGCCGAGGTCGGCGTTCTCGATGACGAGATCCACCTCCTTGGCCTGGGCGCGCGCGATGTCGCGCACGGCGCGCGGGAAGGCATCGAACACGGTGGACAGCGGCACGAGGCGCGCCTCGGCCACGTGGTCCGCCATCATGGCCAGGTTGCCATGAAGCGTCTCGATGCCGTCCCCGTTGCGGCGCACGAAGCGGAACGCGTCGTCGCGCAGCATGTGCAGGTCGCTCTCGATGCGCTCGAGATCGTTGCGCAGCACGTTGGGGACGTGGACCTGCTCGGCCAGGCGCAGGAAGCGATCGCCCAGGCGCGAGAAGCGCTGGAGCAGGGCCTCGACCTCGGAGGCGCGCAGACGACCGCGCGCGCTCTCCACCAGGAGGTCACCGGCGAGCAGGCCGAGCGAGTCGAGCACCTCGACGTTCACCCGGATGCTGCGATCGGCGAGCGCCTTGGTGGTGTGTCCCTCCTCGTGCGCGTGCTCGGGCTTGTTGCCGCGAGGGGGCGCGGAGGGAGGAGCGGCCGGCGCGGGCGGCGGGGCCGGAGGAGGCGCGTAGATAGGCTCCGAAAGATCGGGAGCCGCCTCCACCACCTCCACGACCTCGTGCACCACGGGCTCTGGAGGACGCACCACGGCCACGGCGGTCTGCGAGGCCGACTTGACGCCACCAATGGGTGGAATCGGGTGGCCGGAGGCGGCGGAGAGCGCCTCGACCATCTCCTGCGAGGCCGGGGTGCCCGACTGGGCACCCTCGGAGTCGTCGAGGAGGTCGGAGATGGTGTCGCAGGCGCGCAGCAGGAGGTCCGTCGCCACCTCGGTGGCGGCCCGCCCGTCGCGCTCCGCGCGCAACACGTCCTCGGCCGCGTGCGCGAGCTGGCCGATGGCGGCCAGACCCAGCATGCGGGCCTCGCCCTTCATCGTGTGCAGCTCGCGCGCGACCTCGTCCGCCGCCTGATCCGCGGTGGGCTTCTCGAGATCGAGGACGCCCAGCTGGATCTTCTGGAGACGGTCGGCGCTGACCTCCTGGAACTTCGACAGGAGGGATCTCTTGAGGGACTCGGTGTCCATGACAGGAGAGCCTCAGGACGGAGCGGAGATCCGCCCCGCCTTGGCCCCTCCGCCCCTTTGTCAGTCGGCCTTGAAGCGCTTGATGAGCTCAGCCAGCCGTCCGGCGAGCTGCGTGAGCTCGGCGGCGGCACCCGTGGCCTGCTTGGAAGCCTGGGTGGTCTGGCGCGTCACGTCCTCGATCTCCGCCATGGAGGCCACCACCTGCTCGGTGGCGGTGCGCTGCTGCTGGGTGGCGAGGTTGATGACGCGAGCCGCGTCACTCGTCTCCTGCACGCCGGCGAGGATGCCCTCGACGGCCTGCGCCGCCACCGCGCCCAGCTTCTCACCCGACTCCGTAGCCTCCTTGGAAGCCTCGGCGGCGGTACCCGCGGCGGCCGTGGCCTCGCGGATCTCGGTGATCAGGTTCTTGATCTCCTTGGTGGACTCCATGACGTTCTCCGCCAGGCGCCGCATCTCGGCCGCCACGATGGAGAAGCCCTTGCCCGCCTCACCGGCGCGGCTGCCCTCGAGGGCGGCGTTGAGCGCGAGCAGGTCCGAGCGGTCGGCGATCTCGTCGATCACCTCGACCACCGTGCCGATACGCTCCACGCGCTTGGACAGCTTGGTGATGGAGTCGGCCACCGCGACGCCGTCGCTGCGGATCTGCTGCATGGCCTGGATGAACTCGCCGATGGCGCCCCGGCCCGCGCGAGCGGCACCCAGGGTCTCCTCGGCCACGCGCGCCACGCTGCCGGCGTTCTCGGCGATCTGCGCCGAGGCGTGCTTGAGCTCTTCCATCGTGGCCGTGGTCTCGTGGATGGCCGCGGCCTGCTCGGTGGAGCTCGTCTCGTGCTGCGTGGAGGCGGCGAGCACCTGGTTGGCGGACGAGGACAGGCGCAGGGCCGCCTCGTTGATCTCCCGCACGAAGGTGCGCAGCGTCTCGATCACCTTGCCGAAGCCCTCGAGGAGGGGCCCGAGCTGGGCGTCTTCAGTGGAGGTGTTCCACTGGGCCAGGTCACCCTCGCGCACCAGGGTGATGAGGGCGTCGATGGCCTGATCGATCTCCTGGGCGGCCACCTGCTTGCGGCGCTCGGAGGAGGCGAAACGCTCGAGGAGCTGGTTGAAGAGGTTGGCCAGGTCGGCGGCATCCTCCTCCACGGCATTCTTGGCAACGCGCGCGTCGAGGTTGCCCGCCAGCACCGCGATCACGGTGTCGGTGAGGGGCTTGAGGGAGCCGGCCTTCTTGCTACGAGGGCCGGCGCCCTCCGTCGCGACCACTTCGTTCTTCGTGTCAACAGGGGACATTGCCGTCAGTGCCTTCCTTGAGCATTCAAGGTTTCAACAAGATCGATGAGCATCACGGGGCGGTCCTCCTCGTCGAGGAACACGCCCACCGTATAGGAAGCGGCGAAGGCCACGGAGGGCAGTCGCCGCAGGGACACGATGGGGACGGGGCGCACACCCCGGATGGTGTCCACCTTCAGGTGGCCCTCCCCCTCGGGAGTGTCGAAGACGAGCGCGCGATTGCCACGCTTGAGGGGACCGAGCCCCTCGAGCACCAGGTCGTCCGGATGGGAGCGGTCGATGCGCAGCACCTGCGAGGCGTCGGTCCCGTAGACGATGTCGCCGACCTCGAAGAAGAGGACGTCGACCTCGTTGAGCTCGGGCGACGGATCGTCGTACCCGATCATCGCACCACCGCGCGCTGCCGGGCGCTCTGCAGCAACTTGGCGAAGTTGAGGAAGGCCACCGCGTCCTGGGGCGTGGTGCCATCGGCCACACCGAGCAGGTGCTCGGCGGCCGCATCCCCTCCCAGGGGAGGAGGAAGGATGTCGGCCAAGGGGACCCGGCGCAGGCCGAGCACCGCGTCCGCCACCACACCCACGCGGTAGTTGCCGCTGGTGCCGATGAAGAGCCGGGTCCTGGGTCCGACGCGGGACTCCCCCTTGCCAAGGAAGCGCAGCAGATCCATCACGGGGAGTACCTCGCCGCGATGGCCGGTAACACCCAGGAGGAAGGAGGGTGTCCGGGGAAGGGGGGTCAGGAGCCCGGTGCGAATGACCTCGAGGACATTCTCGCTGGGAACACCGAGACGGAGTTCGCCCGCGCGGAAGCAGAAGAATTCCTGCTCCGGCCGGGCCTGGCCGGCGATGGCGCGGTCGGGCGCCTTCCGGAGCGCACGCTGGAGGGGAGTGGTGGTCAAGGCGCCAAAGTATCCGGACGCTAGCGAAGAGGGTCAAGGGTGGACCGAATCACATGGTCCGGGCCGTCTCAACGGTGTAGGGTGACTGCTGTATTCCTGAGGAGGCAGATGTCTCGCGTACTGGTCATCGATGATAGCCCGATGCTGGTGGAACTCACGGTCCGGGCTCTGGCCTCGGCTGGCTACCAGGCCACCGGGGCGACGGACCTGGCGAGCCTCGACCAGAAGCTCACCGAGGGACCGTTCGCGCTCATCCTCATGGACGTGAACATGCCGGAGATGTTCGGCGACGACGTCGTCGAGTACCTCCGCACGCAGAAGCGGGTCACCTCCAAGCTCGTGCTCTACTCGGACATCTCCGAGGAGGAGCTGGCCGCCAAGACCCGCAACTCGGGCGCGGATGGCTACATCCTCAAGGGTGGCGGCCTGGAAGCGGTGATCGCCGGCATCATGCGGATCCTCGGCGCTCCCACGGCGAGTGCGGCCAACGCCGCACGTCCCGTCGCGGCTCCCGTGAACCCGGCTGCCCGGCCAGCGGCCACCGCCGGGGCTCCCCGCCCGCCAGCGGTGGCGCCCGCGACCCGCGCGCCCGGCTCCCCGGTAGCTCAACGGCCCGCCGCTCCTGGAACGCCTCAGGCGCTTGGCGCTCCCGCGCCGCGTGTCGCCTCCCCAACACAAGGTCAGGCGATTCCCGGCCCTCGCGCGCCCGTCGCCGGCCAGGTGGGCCAGCCCCGTCCGGTGGCGCAGGCTCCCGCCGCGGGGACTCACGCGGCCCCAGTGCCCGGCGCGCACCCGACGGCGGCGGCTCCTCGTGCGCCCGTCGCCGGCCAGGTGGGCCAGCCCCGTCCGGTGGCGCAGGCTCCCGCCGCGGGGACTCACGCGGCCCCAGTGCCCGGCGCGCACCCGACGGCGGCGGCTCCTCGTGCACCCGTCGCCGGACAGGTGGGCCAGCCCCGTCCGGTGGCGCAGACGCCCGCCGCTGCTCATCCGACCGCGCCTCGCGCTCCTGCCGCAGCGGGCACGCCGCAGGCCGCTCCTCCAGCGGCGCAGACTCCGACGAGGCCCGTGACTCCGGCGGCACATCCCACGGCTCCAGCCGCGCACCCGGCTCCTTCCGCCGCGCGGAGCCCGGCTCCATCGACCACTCCGACGCCTCAGGCTGCCGCGCAGGCGCCAGCAGCGGCGGCCACTCCTGCGCCGGCCGCCCCCGCTCCCGCCGCGACGGGGGGCTTCCCCTCGGCGGCGAAGATGGCGGCGGCCGCCGGACGCAAGCCCCGCATCCTCATCGTCGACGACAGCGAGATGACGGCGCGCATCATCGAAGCGGACCTGGTGACCAAGGGCTTCGAGGTGCACATCGCCGACTCCGCCGACAAGGCGACGAAGATCATCCTGAAGAAGCAGACGCGTCCGGACCTGGTCCTGCTGGACGTGCGCATGCCCAACGTGAACGGCGAGCAGTTCTGCCGGTTCATCAAGAGCAACAGCCTCTTCAAGGGCATCAAGGTGCTGCTGTGCTCCGGTGAGAACGTGGAGGAGCTGCAGCGCATCTGCCGCGAGGCCGGCGCCGACGGCTACGTGCCGAAGGACGCCGTGCTGGGCAACCTGGTGGCGAAGGAGCTCAACCCCTCCGTCACGGGCAACGAGTAGCCCTGCCCTCTCCGCTGGGCTGGGAGGGCCCAGGTGTAGTCGACTACACCTGGGAGTCGAGACTCGAAGGCGGCTCAGCCCCGGCTTCCCGCCGCGTTCTGACGCTCGTCGAGTCCGCGCGCGAAGTTTCCGATGACCAGTCCGGGCCGGGCCGCCTTGAGCCGGCGCAGCAGCTCGCGGATGCCGACGGGCTCTCCGCCCGCGCCCCGATCGCGCGCCACCTCCAGGTACTGGATGGGATCGATGCACAGCGAGCGCGTCTGCACCTGATCCACCTTGTACTTCTTCACCAGCCGCTCCAGCGCATTCACCTCGCCCTCGCGGTCCGTGACGCCCGGGAAGAGCAGCAGGTTGAGCGCGAGGTACGCGCCGCGCTCGCGCGCCAGGGCGATGGACGCCTCCACGTCCTCCCAGCCGTACTTCACCGGCTTGTAGTAGGCCTCGTAGAGGTCCTTCGTCGCCGAGTTGAGCGACACGCGGATGGCGTCCAGCCCCGCGTCGAAGAGCGCCTCGAGTCCCTTGGTGAGGCTCGCGTTGGTGTTGATGTTGATGGAGCCACGCGAGGTGCGCTCGCGCATGTAGCGGATGGCCTCGGCGATGAACTTCCACCGGGTGAGTGGCTCGCCCTCGCAGCCCTGGCCGAAGCTGACCATGGTGCGCCCCGGCGCGTTCTCCAGGTGGTACAGGCCGATCTTCCCCATCTCCTCGCCGGAGGGCCCGTCGTTCATGCGCTCGTGCGAGGCGGGAGGCCCGTCCGCCGGCTGATCCGAGATGCACCCCACGCAGCGCGCGTTGCACATCACCGAGGCGGGGATGGCGCCCTCGTCGCGCACGTAGAAGATGTTCTGCGAGGTGAAGCACCGGTACAGCAGCGCGCACGTGGTGAGCTGCTTGAGGACGCGGTTGTCGGGGAAGCGCGCCAGGTGCGCGTCCACGATCTTCTTCAGCTCGGGAGTGGAGTACTTCTCCGGCTCCCAATGCGAGCGCTTGTCGGTGTGGATGGCCCAGGCCACGGGGCCGTCCTCGCCCCAGGCCGCGGCGGTATAGGCCCACTGGGGAAGCACCGGACCGTCCGCCTTCACCTCTCCAGGAAGGAAGGTGCGGGTGTAGCCCGGCGGCAGCAGCGCGCCCACCGCGCTGGGCACGAAGGTCTTCCCGTT
This is a stretch of genomic DNA from Archangium violaceum. It encodes these proteins:
- a CDS encoding chemotaxis protein CheB, which encodes MLLVGEILRGASRGLFDGVVLAPAGTVCEFSEALEHVQRLHPDVALIDLSGPDALKAIERVMAERPVPVVALHPGVLSGADAFQALALGAVEVVERPAEPGVDFWQTVGRKLMLLAEVRVSRPVHVQKSRDARPPPTEAPYPLVAIASSLGGPKALSVVLKMLPKDFPAPVCICQHISQGFTEGLAQWLGSESPLRVVEANDGEEMVPGTVYIARSGSHLMVRPKGVLSLDPSPPVRGFRPSCDVLLTSAAEAFGTRTLGVILTGMGRDGARGLKEIRERGGRTIAQNKATCVVYGMPKEAVRLGAAEEVLPLDRIAPMLVQWVGTC
- a CDS encoding hybrid sensor histidine kinase/response regulator: MDTESLKRSLLSKFQEVSADRLQKIQLGVLDLEKPTADQAADEVARELHTMKGEARMLGLAAIGQLAHAAEDVLRAERDGRAATEVATDLLLRACDTISDLLDDSEGAQSGTPASQEMVEALSAASGHPIPPIGGVKSASQTAVAVVRPPEPVVHEVVEVVEAAPDLSEPIYAPPPAPPPAPAAPPSAPPRGNKPEHAHEEGHTTKALADRSIRVNVEVLDSLGLLAGDLLVESARGRLRASEVEALLQRFSRLGDRFLRLAEQVHVPNVLRNDLERIESDLHMLRDDAFRFVRRNGDGIETLHGNLAMMADHVAEARLVPLSTVFDAFPRAVRDIARAQAKEVDLVIENADLGVDRSMLGDVRDALVHLLRNGVDHGLESPDERRMLGKPAAGRLSIRVRADGDMLSIEVADDGRGMDPQKLREVAVRKRLLSEQQAAALSEREAIELVFRAGFSTREEVTDISGRGVGMDVVKKKVESLGGSVGIVSRQGRGSSITLRLPQSLALMKVLLVRLGDDVYGMPAADVVAVMRVKPEDRMEVFGTLAVKHRGKPTALVGLGPLLGVNGGNRFDKPPAVVVRHGDDFAALVVDGFVDEREVAVKPCGGEFLKGASFIAGTAALEDGRIAVLLHVPDIMTEVRRMARPVTQSQSAKRLRVLLVDDSPIARATESALVKALGHSVDEAQDGEEGYLRAQSQAYDLILTDVQMPRLDGFSFTRRLKTTAGLARIPVIILSSLASPEDRRRGAEAGADAYLVKGELGVESLAQTIDRLT
- a CDS encoding methyl-accepting chemotaxis protein — protein: MSPVDTKNEVVATEGAGPRSKKAGSLKPLTDTVIAVLAGNLDARVAKNAVEEDAADLANLFNQLLERFASSERRKQVAAQEIDQAIDALITLVREGDLAQWNTSTEDAQLGPLLEGFGKVIETLRTFVREINEAALRLSSSANQVLAASTQHETSSTEQAAAIHETTATMEELKHASAQIAENAGSVARVAEETLGAARAGRGAIGEFIQAMQQIRSDGVAVADSITKLSKRVERIGTVVEVIDEIADRSDLLALNAALEGSRAGEAGKGFSIVAAEMRRLAENVMESTKEIKNLITEIREATAAAGTAAEASKEATESGEKLGAVAAQAVEGILAGVQETSDAARVINLATQQQRTATEQVVASMAEIEDVTRQTTQASKQATGAAAELTQLAGRLAELIKRFKAD
- a CDS encoding Frizzy aggregation protein FrzB, yielding MIGYDDPSPELNEVDVLFFEVGDIVYGTDASQVLRIDRSHPDDLVLEGLGPLKRGNRALVFDTPEGEGHLKVDTIRGVRPVPIVSLRRLPSVAFAASYTVGVFLDEEDRPVMLIDLVETLNAQGRH
- a CDS encoding chemotaxis protein CheW: MTTTPLQRALRKAPDRAIAGQARPEQEFFCFRAGELRLGVPSENVLEVIRTGLLTPLPRTPSFLLGVTGHRGEVLPVMDLLRFLGKGESRVGPRTRLFIGTSGNYRVGVVADAVLGLRRVPLADILPPPLGGDAAAEHLLGVADGTTPQDAVAFLNFAKLLQSARQRAVVR
- a CDS encoding radical SAM protein, which gives rise to MTLAPKLLFADPKGRVMEHPYLLATLRSGEELVPPQDKPIPLPSAGRLVHLPGRLPVGIHPETGELELVREMKMNGKTFVPSAVGALLPPGYTRTFLPGEVKADGPVLPQWAYTAAAWGEDGPVAWAIHTDKRSHWEPEKYSTPELKKIVDAHLARFPDNRVLKQLTTCALLYRCFTSQNIFYVRDEGAIPASVMCNARCVGCISDQPADGPPASHERMNDGPSGEEMGKIGLYHLENAPGRTMVSFGQGCEGEPLTRWKFIAEAIRYMRERTSRGSININTNASLTKGLEALFDAGLDAIRVSLNSATKDLYEAYYKPVKYGWEDVEASIALARERGAYLALNLLLFPGVTDREGEVNALERLVKKYKVDQVQTRSLCIDPIQYLEVARDRGAGGEPVGIRELLRRLKAARPGLVIGNFARGLDERQNAAGSRG